The following are encoded in a window of Peromyscus maniculatus bairdii isolate BWxNUB_F1_BW_parent chromosome X, HU_Pman_BW_mat_3.1, whole genome shotgun sequence genomic DNA:
- the Armcx6 gene encoding protein ARMCX6 — translation MGRAREMGWMAAGLMIGAGACYCMYKLTMGRHGSNQLEDEEEDEWDDEQNLDEEEADNWFDFTTMARPWSEDGVWDEPGAPGGTEDRRSGGGKANRAHPSKQRPFPYEHKNTWGAQSFKSFDCALDLTKCASIQGKKMFTQPTNAVFSLSHNVSSHLASLSVVGNGIPTRQPTAREKALCVPENPNTSIGNQGQIKMYIDEVCRETVLGGCKSFLQQAGLDLLISMTVINNLLAKSVSDLKFPLISQGRECAKAEGLGALVGLPEKPVLAGEVLAAQMLSSSMLPFIRSRSREMLLEALSP, via the coding sequence ATGGGTCGGGCCCGGGAAATGGGTTGGATGGCAGCAGGACTAATGATTGGGGCTGGTGCCTGCTACTGCATGTACAAACTAACCATGGGAAGACATGGAAGTAACCAattggaggatgaggaggaagatgaaTGGGATGATGAGCAGAATCTCGATGAAGAGGAGGCAGACAATTGGTTTGATTTCACAACAATGGCTCGGCCCTGGAGTGAGGATGGGGTCTGGGATGAACCGGGGGCCCCAGGTGGGACTGAGGACAGACGTTCAGGTGGTGGAAAGGCAAACAGAGCACACCCAAGCAAACAACGACCATTCCCTTACGAACATAAAAATACATGGGGTGCTCAGAGCTTTAAATCCTTCGACTGTGCTCTTGACCTGACCAAGTGTGCTTccattcaaggaaaaaaaatgttcacccAGCCCACAAATGCTGTCTTTTCCCTTAGCCACAATGTCAGTAGCCATTTGGCCAGCCTCTCAGTGGTTGGAAACGGGATCCCCACCCGCCAGCCCACTGCGAGGGAGAAGGCATTGTGTGTCCCAGAAAATCCCAACACCAGTATTGGAAATCAGGGCCAGATTAAGATGTACATCGATGAAGTGTGTCGAGAGACGGTGTTAGGTGGCTGCAAGTCATTTCTGCAGCAGGCCGGATTAGATCTGCTAATAAGCATGACAGTTATTAATAACCTGCTTGCCAAGTCGGTTTCAGACCTGAAGTTTCCCTTGATTTCCCAGGGAAGGGAATGTGCAAAGGCTGAGGGTCTGGGAGCCCTGGTGGGTTTGCCTGAAAAGCCAGTGTTGGCAGGGGAAGTGCTGGCTGCCCAAATGCTGTCCTCATCCATGCTCCCCTTTAtcagaagcaggagcagagagatGCTCCTGGAAGCCCTCTCCCCATAA